A region from the Kribbella shirazensis genome encodes:
- a CDS encoding polyprenyl synthetase family protein — MSPTPLPAESLGFEFADAALEARVRAGLERVEQALLGATQSEAPFVTAAAQHVMLAGGKRFRPLLVLLAAEFGAEAVSDEVVKAAVVVELTHVATLHHDDVMDEAALRRGSSTANARWDNSVAILSGDWLFARASDLVADLGPEAVRIQARTFGRLVEGQIRETLGVGEGQDPLKHYLSVVADKTGSLIATSALFGARYAGASEEVQESLRAFGEEIGVAFQLADDLLDIASESGQSGKTPGTDLREGVPTLPVLIFRAQADPADPTDARLLDLLDSDLSDDARLAETLELLRSHASFRQAEDDVRRRAADARKLLTTLPGGPGRDALDALCDLVATRSV; from the coding sequence TTGAGTCCGACCCCGCTGCCGGCCGAGAGCCTGGGATTCGAGTTCGCCGACGCGGCGCTCGAGGCCCGGGTTCGTGCCGGGCTGGAGCGTGTCGAGCAGGCGCTGCTCGGCGCGACGCAGTCCGAGGCGCCGTTCGTCACGGCGGCCGCGCAGCACGTCATGCTTGCCGGTGGCAAGCGGTTCCGGCCGCTGCTGGTGCTGCTGGCGGCCGAGTTCGGTGCTGAGGCCGTCTCCGACGAGGTGGTGAAGGCGGCGGTCGTCGTCGAGCTCACCCATGTCGCGACGCTGCACCACGACGACGTGATGGACGAGGCCGCGTTGCGGCGCGGCTCGTCCACCGCGAACGCGCGCTGGGACAACTCGGTCGCGATCCTGTCCGGCGACTGGCTGTTCGCCCGCGCGTCGGATCTGGTCGCCGACCTCGGGCCGGAAGCGGTCCGGATCCAGGCGCGGACCTTCGGCCGGCTGGTCGAGGGGCAGATCCGCGAGACCCTCGGTGTCGGCGAGGGGCAGGACCCGCTCAAGCACTACCTGTCGGTGGTCGCCGACAAGACCGGCTCGCTGATTGCCACATCCGCCCTCTTCGGAGCCCGGTACGCCGGTGCGTCGGAGGAGGTCCAGGAGTCGTTGCGCGCGTTCGGCGAGGAGATCGGCGTCGCGTTCCAGCTCGCCGACGACCTGCTCGACATCGCCTCCGAGTCCGGCCAGTCCGGCAAGACGCCCGGCACCGACCTCCGCGAGGGCGTCCCGACCCTCCCGGTCCTGATCTTCCGCGCCCAGGCGGACCCGGCGGATCCCACGGACGCCCGCCTCCTGGACCTGCTGGACTCCGACCTCTCCGACGACGCCCGCCTCGCGGAGACCCTGGAGCTGCTCCGCTCCCACGCCTCCTTCCGCCAGGCCGAGGACGACGTACGCCGCCGCGCGGCCGACGCCCGCAAACTCCTCACCACCCTCCCCGGAGGCCCCGGCCGCGACGCCCTCGACGCCCTCTGCGACCTGGTAGCCACCCGCAGCGTCTGA
- a CDS encoding NADH-quinone oxidoreductase subunit M codes for MNIGWLTLLLLLPFVGAIATMLVPKAKALTAKQVALGFSLVTLVLTAIVAVGYHRNGGEEYAETHTWIKAFGAHYALGLDGVGIVLVVLTALLTPIVMIASWNDAQQGRWSEKSFFAWILGLEALSIGVFAATDVFLFYVLFEATLIPMYFLIGGFGGAQRSYAAVKFLLYSLLGGLLMLASVVGLYVVSAKAGDPSYLLADMVKLDLSQNTERWLFLGFFFAFAVKAPMVPFHTWLPDAAGEATPGTSVLLVGILDKIGTFGMIRFCLGLFPNASEWATPVVLVLALISVLYGALLAIGQTDIKRLIAYTSISHFGFIVMGIFALTSQGLTGSTLYMFNHGLSTAALFLVAGYLISRRGSARIADYGGVEKVAPVLAGTFLFAGLSSLALPGLSPFISEFMVLAGTFSRHKVIAVVAVLGIVLAALYILLMYQRLMTGPVRDGIEKLKDLNPREVLAIAPLVVLIIGLGIFPKPVVDIIKPAVDETMQRVGVTDKAPQIPVTEGQK; via the coding sequence GTGAACATCGGTTGGCTGACCCTGTTACTGCTCCTGCCGTTCGTCGGGGCGATCGCGACGATGCTGGTGCCGAAGGCGAAGGCGCTGACGGCCAAGCAGGTCGCGCTCGGGTTCTCGCTCGTGACGCTGGTGCTGACCGCGATCGTCGCGGTCGGGTACCACCGCAACGGCGGCGAGGAGTACGCCGAGACGCACACCTGGATCAAGGCCTTCGGCGCGCACTACGCGCTCGGCCTGGACGGTGTCGGCATCGTCCTGGTGGTGCTGACCGCGCTGCTGACGCCGATCGTGATGATCGCGTCCTGGAACGACGCGCAGCAGGGCCGCTGGTCGGAGAAGTCCTTCTTCGCCTGGATCCTCGGCCTGGAGGCGCTGTCGATCGGCGTGTTCGCCGCCACCGACGTGTTCCTGTTCTACGTGCTGTTCGAGGCCACGCTGATCCCGATGTACTTCCTGATCGGCGGCTTCGGCGGCGCGCAGCGTTCGTACGCCGCGGTGAAGTTCCTGCTGTACTCGCTGCTCGGCGGTCTGCTGATGCTGGCGTCGGTGGTCGGGCTGTACGTCGTCTCGGCCAAGGCCGGCGACCCGTCGTACCTGCTCGCCGACATGGTGAAGCTGGACCTGAGCCAGAACACCGAGCGCTGGCTGTTCCTCGGCTTCTTCTTCGCCTTCGCGGTGAAGGCGCCGATGGTGCCGTTCCACACCTGGCTGCCGGACGCGGCCGGTGAGGCGACGCCGGGGACGTCGGTGCTGCTGGTCGGCATCCTGGACAAGATCGGCACCTTCGGGATGATCCGGTTCTGCCTGGGCCTGTTCCCGAACGCGTCCGAGTGGGCCACCCCGGTCGTCCTGGTGCTGGCGCTGATCTCGGTGCTGTACGGCGCGCTGCTGGCGATCGGCCAGACCGACATCAAGCGGCTGATCGCGTACACCTCGATCTCGCACTTCGGCTTCATCGTGATGGGCATCTTCGCGCTGACGTCGCAGGGCCTGACCGGGTCGACGCTGTACATGTTCAACCACGGCCTCTCGACGGCTGCGTTGTTCCTGGTCGCCGGGTACCTGATCTCCCGGCGCGGGTCCGCGCGGATCGCCGACTACGGCGGGGTCGAGAAGGTGGCGCCGGTGCTGGCCGGGACGTTCCTGTTCGCCGGCCTGTCCAGCCTCGCGCTGCCGGGTCTGTCGCCGTTCATCTCCGAGTTCATGGTGCTGGCCGGGACGTTCAGCCGGCACAAGGTGATCGCGGTGGTCGCCGTCCTCGGTATCGTGCTGGCCGCGCTGTACATCCTGCTGATGTACCAGCGCCTGATGACCGGCCCGGTCCGCGACGGGATCGAGAAGCTCAAGGACCTGAACCCGCGTGAGGTGCTCGCGATCGCGCCGCTCGTGGTCCTGATCATCGGCCTGGGAATCTTCCCGAAGCCGGTGGTCGACATCATCAAGCCCGCGGTCGACGAGACCATGCAGCGGGTGGGCGTGACCGACAAGGCACCGCAGATCCCCGTGACGGAGGGACAGAAGTGA
- the nuoN gene encoding NADH-quinone oxidoreductase subunit NuoN encodes MLLPLADFTAPKIEYNELAPLLVVFGAACVGVLVEAFLPRPLRHLVQLAITVVAVVVSGVLAGILMNQKKELLAAQGAISVDGPALFTWVILLALTLISVLLFAERSIDGGLSAFAGQAAAVPGSEAEREGTAARVEHTEIFPLTLFAVGGMMLFAASNDLLILFVALEVFSLPLYLLCGLARRRRLISQEAAMKYFLLGAFSSAFLLFGIALLYGYAGTMSLGGISDALASQTGGDTILLAGTGLLGVGLLFKVGAVPFHSWTPDVYQGAPTPVTGFMAACTKIAAFIGLMRVFYVALGGSRWDWAPMIWVVAILTMVVGSIVAITQTDVKRMLAYSSIAHAGFLLTAFVGLAQAGSGVHNGITSTQAVLFYLVSYGFPTIGAFAVVTLVRDAGGEATHLSRWAGLGKKSPLLAGIFAFFLLSFAGIPLTAGFTGKWAVFSAAWTGGAWPLVVVAVLSSLVAAFFYVRVIVLMFFSDLPADSPDVALPGWQTTSAVALGLAATVVLGLVPGPVLDLAARAGEFIR; translated from the coding sequence ATGTTGCTGCCGCTGGCGGACTTCACGGCGCCGAAGATCGAGTACAACGAGCTGGCTCCGCTGCTCGTCGTGTTCGGCGCGGCGTGCGTCGGCGTCCTGGTCGAGGCGTTCCTGCCGCGGCCGTTGCGGCACCTGGTGCAGCTGGCGATCACGGTGGTCGCCGTGGTCGTCTCCGGCGTGCTGGCCGGCATCCTGATGAACCAGAAGAAGGAGCTGCTGGCCGCCCAGGGCGCGATCTCGGTCGACGGCCCGGCGCTGTTCACCTGGGTCATCCTGCTGGCGCTGACGCTGATCAGCGTGCTGCTGTTCGCGGAGCGCTCGATCGACGGCGGCCTGTCCGCGTTCGCAGGCCAGGCGGCCGCCGTACCGGGGTCCGAGGCCGAGCGTGAGGGTACGGCGGCTCGTGTCGAGCACACCGAGATCTTCCCGCTGACGCTGTTCGCGGTCGGCGGCATGATGCTGTTCGCGGCGTCGAACGACCTGCTGATCCTGTTCGTCGCGCTCGAGGTGTTCTCGCTGCCGCTGTACCTGCTCTGCGGCCTGGCTCGCCGGCGCCGGCTGATCTCGCAGGAAGCCGCGATGAAGTACTTCCTGCTCGGTGCGTTCTCCTCGGCGTTCCTGCTGTTCGGGATCGCGCTGCTGTACGGGTACGCCGGCACGATGTCGCTCGGCGGGATCTCGGACGCGCTGGCCTCGCAGACCGGTGGCGACACGATCCTGCTGGCCGGTACCGGTCTGCTCGGTGTCGGCCTGCTGTTCAAGGTCGGCGCAGTACCGTTCCACTCCTGGACGCCGGACGTGTACCAGGGCGCGCCGACGCCGGTGACCGGGTTCATGGCGGCCTGCACCAAGATCGCGGCGTTCATCGGCCTGATGCGGGTCTTCTACGTCGCGCTCGGCGGATCGCGCTGGGACTGGGCGCCGATGATCTGGGTCGTCGCGATCCTCACCATGGTGGTCGGTTCGATCGTCGCGATCACGCAGACCGACGTGAAGCGGATGCTGGCGTACTCGTCGATCGCGCACGCGGGCTTCCTGCTGACCGCGTTCGTCGGCCTCGCGCAGGCGGGCAGCGGCGTCCACAACGGGATCACGTCGACCCAGGCGGTGCTGTTCTACCTGGTGTCGTACGGCTTCCCGACGATCGGGGCGTTCGCCGTCGTCACGCTGGTCCGCGACGCGGGCGGCGAGGCGACGCACCTGTCCCGCTGGGCGGGTCTGGGCAAGAAGTCGCCGCTGCTGGCCGGTATCTTCGCGTTCTTCCTGCTGTCCTTCGCGGGCATCCCGCTGACCGCGGGCTTCACCGGCAAGTGGGCGGTCTTCAGCGCGGCCTGGACCGGTGGCGCGTGGCCGCTGGTCGTGGTCGCCGTACTGTCCAGCCTGGTCGCCGCGTTCTTCTACGTCCGAGTGATCGTGCTGATGTTCTTCTCCGACCTGCCGGCGGACTCGCCGGACGTGGCGCTGCCGGGCTGGCAGACGACGTCCGCGGTCGCCCTGGGTCTCGCCGCCACGGTGGTTCTCGGTCTGGTTCCCGGACCGGTGCTCGACCTGGCGGCCCGAGCTGGTGAGTTCATCCGTTGA
- a CDS encoding helix-turn-helix domain-containing protein: MTLTVESLAESVLLQLPALTDTLVETIYAQNPAYRAMGSVPRQDLWQSCHDNVAQVVRMVADNDDHFDAAQATGRRRAEQRMPLDDVLKSFRLGGRLVWEALIDEARAQGVAESAALLDVASKVWEVVDRTSSQVAAAYHDAERQLLRADERRRSTLWEGLLHSRAKDPAFVQEAATVLDVPVTGRYLVVAIDNLVDDECTTSVFVRRFAGVRIASAWQVRPQTVVGLLALGMESPATVLRILRDVVHAPAGLSGVVNDLTAVHVAYRQAMLARRTLPAGQIDVAALTERLPEALLLSAPELAGQLVQNWLVPLMTVPAPERELLLDTLDKWVIAAGSIRRTADLAHCHRNTVINRLHRVHQVTGRDLSGEGFQLELGLALRAFRLFPPPA, translated from the coding sequence GTGACGCTGACTGTGGAGTCCCTGGCTGAGAGTGTGCTGCTCCAGTTGCCGGCGTTGACGGACACGCTGGTGGAGACCATCTACGCGCAGAATCCCGCGTATCGGGCGATGGGGTCGGTGCCGCGGCAGGACTTGTGGCAGTCGTGTCATGACAACGTTGCGCAGGTTGTGCGGATGGTGGCCGACAACGACGACCACTTCGATGCGGCGCAGGCGACCGGACGGCGGCGCGCGGAGCAGCGGATGCCGTTGGACGACGTACTGAAGTCGTTCCGGCTCGGCGGGCGGCTGGTGTGGGAGGCGTTGATCGACGAGGCCCGTGCCCAAGGGGTGGCCGAGTCCGCGGCGCTGCTGGATGTCGCGAGCAAGGTCTGGGAGGTCGTCGACCGGACCTCCTCGCAGGTTGCCGCCGCCTACCACGATGCCGAGCGGCAACTCCTGCGAGCCGACGAGCGGCGCCGATCGACCCTGTGGGAGGGCCTGCTGCACAGCCGGGCGAAGGATCCGGCGTTCGTGCAAGAGGCGGCCACCGTCCTCGACGTCCCGGTGACCGGCCGCTACCTGGTGGTGGCGATCGACAACCTGGTCGACGACGAGTGCACGACCAGCGTGTTCGTCCGGCGGTTCGCCGGTGTCCGGATCGCCTCCGCGTGGCAGGTTCGTCCGCAGACGGTTGTCGGATTGCTTGCCCTGGGCATGGAATCCCCGGCCACGGTACTGCGCATACTGCGCGACGTCGTCCACGCACCCGCAGGGCTGTCCGGCGTTGTCAACGATCTGACCGCGGTGCACGTCGCCTACCGTCAGGCGATGCTGGCCCGACGTACCCTGCCCGCCGGTCAGATCGACGTTGCGGCCCTGACGGAGCGGCTTCCCGAGGCATTGTTGCTCAGCGCACCGGAATTGGCCGGGCAGCTCGTTCAGAACTGGCTGGTGCCGCTGATGACGGTACCGGCGCCCGAGCGGGAGTTGCTGCTCGACACTCTGGACAAGTGGGTGATCGCGGCCGGCTCGATCCGCCGTACCGCGGATCTCGCGCACTGTCACCGCAACACGGTGATCAACCGCCTGCACCGGGTCCATCAGGTCACCGGCCGTGACCTTTCCGGCGAGGGCTTCCAGCTGGAGCTGGGCCTCGCGCTCCGTGCGTTCAGGCTGTTCCCGCCGCCTGCGTGA
- the nuoK gene encoding NADH-quinone oxidoreductase subunit NuoK yields MTTEPYIVLAAILFSIGALGVLVRRNAIVVFMCVELMLNATNLAFVSFARQHGNLDGQIAAFFVMVVAAAEVVIGLAIIMAIFRTRRSASVDDANLLKY; encoded by the coding sequence GTGACCACCGAGCCGTACATCGTGCTCGCGGCGATCCTGTTCAGTATCGGCGCCCTCGGCGTGCTGGTACGCCGTAACGCCATCGTCGTCTTCATGTGCGTCGAGCTGATGCTGAACGCGACCAACCTCGCGTTCGTCAGCTTCGCCCGTCAGCACGGCAACCTCGACGGCCAGATCGCCGCCTTCTTCGTGATGGTGGTGGCCGCGGCCGAGGTCGTGATCGGGCTCGCGATCATCATGGCCATCTTCCGCACCCGTCGCTCGGCCTCGGTCGACGACGCCAACCTGCTCAAGTACTGA
- a CDS encoding NADH-quinone oxidoreductase subunit J: MIGLVTGPQVAFWLLAPVMVLAAIGMVLVRKAVHSALLLATVMVCLAVQYAAQDAPFLFAVQIIVYTGAILMLFLFVLMLVGVDASDSLVETIRGQRMLAGIAFLGFGILLVAAVGNAIYGNPTGLAEAQPDGNPKGIAQLLFGKYVFAFEVTSALLITAAMGAMMLAHRERLTKKRTQRDHAEERIRKYAEQGIHPGPLPTPGVLARHNAVDTPALLPDGSIAPTSVSRVLQARGTVFPEAEERADVDQVRELDQGELYPPEAESTDTTGFGEEEKK; this comes from the coding sequence GTGATCGGTCTCGTCACCGGCCCGCAGGTCGCGTTCTGGCTGCTGGCCCCGGTCATGGTCCTGGCTGCGATCGGCATGGTGCTGGTCCGCAAGGCGGTGCACTCGGCGCTGCTGCTGGCGACGGTGATGGTCTGCCTCGCGGTGCAGTACGCCGCGCAGGACGCGCCGTTCCTGTTCGCCGTGCAGATCATCGTCTACACCGGCGCGATCCTGATGCTGTTCCTGTTCGTGCTGATGCTGGTCGGCGTCGACGCGTCCGACTCGCTGGTCGAGACGATCCGCGGTCAGCGGATGCTCGCCGGGATCGCGTTCCTGGGCTTCGGCATCCTGCTGGTCGCCGCGGTCGGCAACGCCATCTACGGGAACCCGACGGGTCTCGCCGAGGCGCAGCCGGACGGCAACCCGAAGGGCATCGCCCAGCTGCTGTTCGGCAAGTACGTGTTCGCCTTCGAGGTGACGTCGGCGCTGCTGATCACCGCGGCGATGGGCGCGATGATGCTGGCCCACCGCGAGCGGCTGACCAAGAAGCGCACGCAGCGCGACCACGCCGAGGAGCGGATCCGCAAGTACGCCGAGCAGGGCATCCACCCGGGTCCGCTGCCGACCCCCGGCGTGCTGGCCCGGCACAACGCCGTCGACACCCCGGCGCTGCTGCCGGACGGGTCGATCGCACCGACCTCGGTTTCGCGGGTGCTGCAGGCCCGTGGCACCGTGTTCCCCGAGGCCGAGGAGCGCGCGGACGTCGACCAGGTGCGCGAGCTCGACCAGGGCGAGCTGTACCCGCCCGAGGCGGAGAGCACCGACACGACCGGATTCGGCGAGGAGGAGAAGAAGTGA
- the nuoL gene encoding NADH-quinone oxidoreductase subunit L: MSHELTWLLVAVPAVSAAILLLGGKATNAWGHLLGTLAPVISFACGVVLFFQMQGKSGEERSETVRLFEWFSVGHIKVDFTLLIDPLSILFVLLITGVGSLIHIYSIGYMEHDPRRRRFFGYLNLFIAAMLLLVLSADYLLVFVGWEGVGLASYLLIGFWQHKDSAAVAAKKAFVVNRVGDIGLSLAVMSMWALFGSSAFATVDAGAEGMSSTWATLVGLMLLLAACGKSAQVPLQSWLLDAMEGPTPVSALIHAATMVTAGVYLVTRSHAIYEHTEAASTAVVIVGTVTALAGAIIGCAKDDIKKALAGSTMSQIGYMMLAAGLGPAGYVFAIFHLLTHGFFKANMFLGAGSVMHGMNDDVNMRHYGALRTPMKITFVTFAFGYLAILGIPPFAGFFSKDKIIEAAFADNTIIGLCALLGAGITAFYMTRVMLMTFFGKKRWADEVHPHESPAVMTWPLIILAALSLGGGALYFAGHWIVDWLEPVVGHEEHHPPVSALVMTLITLAVVAVGITIAVLMYRRDIPREAPAGSPVTVLARRDLYGDALNEAVLMRPGQYLTRTLVWLDNRGVDGLVNGLAALFGGLSGRLRRFQTGFVRSYALSMVFGAAFVVVALLAVRLS, translated from the coding sequence ATGAGTCATGAGCTGACGTGGCTGCTGGTCGCGGTACCGGCGGTGTCCGCGGCGATCCTCCTGCTCGGTGGCAAGGCCACCAACGCGTGGGGTCACCTGCTGGGCACGCTGGCGCCGGTGATCTCCTTCGCCTGCGGCGTCGTGCTGTTCTTCCAGATGCAAGGCAAGTCCGGTGAAGAGCGGTCCGAGACGGTCCGGCTGTTCGAGTGGTTCTCGGTCGGCCACATCAAGGTCGACTTCACGCTGCTGATCGACCCGCTGTCGATCCTGTTCGTGCTGCTGATCACCGGTGTGGGTTCGCTGATCCACATCTACTCGATCGGCTACATGGAGCACGACCCGCGCCGGCGGCGGTTCTTCGGCTACCTGAACCTGTTCATCGCGGCGATGCTGCTGCTGGTGCTGTCCGCCGACTACCTGCTGGTCTTCGTCGGCTGGGAAGGCGTCGGTCTGGCGTCGTACCTGCTGATCGGCTTCTGGCAGCACAAGGACTCGGCCGCGGTGGCCGCGAAGAAGGCGTTCGTGGTGAACCGGGTCGGTGACATCGGCCTCTCGCTCGCGGTGATGAGCATGTGGGCGCTGTTCGGCTCGTCCGCGTTCGCCACGGTGGACGCCGGCGCCGAGGGGATGTCGTCCACCTGGGCGACGCTGGTCGGCCTGATGCTGCTGCTGGCCGCCTGCGGTAAGTCCGCGCAGGTGCCGCTGCAGTCCTGGCTGCTGGACGCGATGGAGGGCCCGACCCCGGTGTCGGCGCTGATCCACGCCGCGACCATGGTCACCGCGGGCGTCTACCTGGTGACCCGCTCGCACGCGATCTACGAGCACACCGAGGCGGCCTCCACGGCGGTCGTGATCGTCGGTACGGTCACCGCGCTCGCCGGTGCGATCATCGGTTGCGCCAAGGACGACATCAAGAAGGCGCTGGCCGGTTCGACGATGAGCCAGATCGGCTACATGATGCTGGCCGCCGGCCTCGGCCCGGCCGGGTACGTGTTCGCGATCTTCCACCTGCTCACGCACGGCTTCTTCAAGGCCAACATGTTCCTCGGCGCCGGATCGGTCATGCACGGCATGAACGACGACGTGAACATGCGCCACTACGGTGCCCTGCGGACGCCGATGAAGATCACCTTCGTCACCTTCGCGTTCGGCTACCTGGCGATCCTCGGCATCCCGCCGTTCGCCGGCTTCTTCAGCAAGGACAAGATCATCGAGGCCGCGTTCGCGGACAACACGATCATCGGGTTGTGCGCGCTGCTCGGCGCCGGCATCACCGCGTTCTACATGACGCGGGTGATGCTGATGACGTTCTTCGGCAAGAAGCGCTGGGCCGACGAGGTGCACCCGCACGAGTCGCCCGCGGTGATGACGTGGCCGCTGATCATCCTGGCGGCGCTGTCGCTGGGCGGCGGCGCGCTGTACTTCGCCGGGCACTGGATCGTCGACTGGCTGGAGCCGGTGGTCGGCCACGAGGAGCACCACCCGCCGGTGAGCGCGCTGGTGATGACGCTGATCACCCTCGCGGTGGTTGCCGTCGGCATCACGATCGCGGTGCTGATGTACCGCCGGGACATCCCGCGGGAGGCCCCGGCCGGTTCGCCGGTCACCGTCCTCGCCCGCCGTGACCTTTACGGCGACGCGCTCAACGAGGCCGTCCTCATGCGCCCCGGGCAGTACCTGACCCGGACGCTGGTCTGGCTGGACAACCGCGGCGTCGACGGCCTGGTCAACGGGCTGGCCGCACTCTTCGGCGGTCTGTCCGGCCGGCTCCGCCGGTTCCAGACGGGCTTCGTCCGTTCGTACGCACTCAGCATGGTCTTCGGCGCCGCATTCGTGGTCGTCGCCCTCCTCGCGGTGAGGTTGTCGTGA
- the nuoH gene encoding NADH-quinone oxidoreductase subunit NuoH yields MNIPLAVPDAGVGNDPWWVILIKVLFIFVFLVVLTLFNIWWERRVVARMQHRIGPNVHGPAGLLQSLADGVKLMLKEDLMPKGVDRFVFVLAPAIVAVPAFLTFAVIPFGPTVKIPFTETYTRLQLTDLPVSVLYVMAVASIGIYGIVLGGWSSNSTYSLLGGLRSSAQMISYEVGMGLALVTVFLFAGSMSTSEIVAAQSHQTVNLFGADIPLPGWYAFLLFPSFVIYVVSMVGETNRAPFDLPEAEGELVAGFLTEYSSIKYAMFFLAEYINMATVSALATTLFLGGWRAPWPISIWDGANSGYWPVLWFMGKLMGFIFFYIWLRGTLPRLRYDQFMKLGWKILIPISLAWILLVATVRAVGRETTFSRSTLLIAAAVVLVIAIVSMFIPQKPKPEKPTEADRAENFDAFAGGFPVPPPMVVSTPSRSETESRSKDGSNG; encoded by the coding sequence ATGAACATCCCGCTCGCGGTACCGGACGCGGGGGTCGGGAACGACCCCTGGTGGGTCATCCTGATCAAGGTCCTGTTCATCTTCGTCTTCCTCGTCGTGCTGACGCTGTTCAACATCTGGTGGGAACGCCGGGTAGTGGCGCGGATGCAGCACCGGATCGGCCCGAACGTGCACGGACCCGCGGGTCTGCTGCAGTCGCTGGCCGACGGTGTGAAGCTGATGCTCAAGGAAGACCTGATGCCCAAGGGCGTCGACCGGTTCGTCTTCGTGCTGGCGCCGGCGATCGTCGCCGTACCGGCCTTCCTCACCTTCGCGGTGATCCCGTTCGGGCCGACGGTGAAGATCCCGTTCACCGAGACCTACACCCGGCTGCAGTTGACCGACCTGCCGGTCTCGGTGCTGTACGTGATGGCGGTCGCCTCGATCGGCATCTACGGCATCGTGCTCGGTGGCTGGTCGTCGAACTCGACGTACTCGCTGCTCGGCGGTCTGCGCTCCAGCGCGCAGATGATCTCCTACGAGGTCGGCATGGGCCTGGCGCTGGTGACCGTGTTCCTGTTCGCCGGCTCGATGTCCACCTCGGAGATCGTGGCGGCGCAGTCGCACCAGACCGTGAACCTGTTCGGCGCCGACATCCCGCTACCGGGGTGGTACGCGTTCCTGTTGTTCCCGTCGTTCGTGATCTACGTGGTCTCGATGGTCGGCGAGACGAACCGGGCGCCGTTCGACCTCCCGGAGGCCGAGGGTGAGCTGGTCGCGGGCTTCCTGACCGAGTACTCCTCGATCAAGTACGCGATGTTCTTCCTGGCCGAGTACATCAACATGGCGACCGTGTCCGCGCTGGCCACCACGCTGTTCCTGGGCGGCTGGCGGGCCCCGTGGCCGATCTCGATCTGGGACGGCGCGAACTCGGGCTACTGGCCGGTGCTGTGGTTCATGGGCAAGCTGATGGGCTTCATCTTCTTCTACATCTGGCTGCGCGGAACGCTGCCGCGGCTGCGCTACGACCAGTTCATGAAGCTCGGCTGGAAGATCCTGATCCCGATCTCGCTGGCCTGGATCCTGCTGGTCGCCACCGTCCGCGCGGTCGGTCGTGAGACCACCTTCAGCCGCAGCACGCTGCTGATCGCCGCCGCGGTCGTCCTGGTGATCGCGATCGTCAGCATGTTCATCCCGCAGAAGCCGAAGCCCGAGAAGCCCACCGAGGCAGATCGCGCCGAGAACTTCGATGCCTTCGCCGGCGGCTTCCCGGTGCCTCCACCGATGGTCGTCAGCACCCCGAGCCGAAGCGAGACTGAGAGCCGTAGCAAGGATGGCAGCAATGGCTAG
- the nuoI gene encoding NADH-quinone oxidoreductase subunit NuoI, whose product MASVKESLWDPVAGFGVTFRTMFRKVFTEQYPFDKKPTAPRFHGRHQLNRWPDGLEKCVGCELCAWACPADAIYVEGADNTEGDRFSPGERYGRVYQINYLRCILCGLCIEACPTRALTMTNEYELADTSRESLIYEKKDLLAPLLPGMQEPPHEMQLGSTEKDYYLGLTGAAAPAQGSQTQGSDAK is encoded by the coding sequence ATGGCTAGTGTCAAAGAGTCCCTCTGGGATCCGGTAGCCGGGTTCGGGGTCACCTTCCGGACGATGTTCCGGAAGGTGTTCACCGAGCAGTACCCGTTCGACAAGAAGCCGACCGCCCCACGGTTCCACGGCCGGCACCAGCTGAACCGCTGGCCGGACGGGCTGGAGAAGTGCGTCGGCTGCGAGCTGTGCGCGTGGGCCTGCCCCGCGGACGCGATCTACGTCGAGGGCGCCGACAACACCGAGGGCGACCGGTTCTCGCCGGGCGAGCGGTACGGCCGGGTGTACCAGATCAACTATCTGCGCTGCATCCTTTGCGGTCTGTGCATCGAGGCCTGCCCGACCCGGGCGCTCACGATGACCAACGAGTACGAGCTGGCCGACACCAGCCGCGAGTCCCTCATCTACGAGAAGAAGGACCTGCTGGCGCCGCTGCTCCCGGGCATGCAGGAGCCGCCGCACGAGATGCAGCTCGGCTCGACCGAGAAGGACTACTACCTCGGCCTGACCGGTGCGGCCGCGCCCGCCCAAGGAAGTCAGACGCAGGGGAGTGACGCCAAGTGA